One Thermodesulfobacteriota bacterium DNA segment encodes these proteins:
- the rpsC gene encoding 30S ribosomal protein S3, translated as MGQKVHPIGFRLGFIKTWDSRWFAGRDYPQLLIEDIQVRNYLKKKLYHAGVSKIEIERAASKAKKMKVTIWTARPGIIIGKKGAEVENLKKELQKMTQKEVIVNIQEVKRAETNAQLVAENVALQLERRVGFRRAMKKAVSSAMKLGAKGIKIAVSGRLGGAEMARHERYLEGRVPLHTLRADIDFGLAEAKTTYGVIGVKVWIFHGETYVQREGEERPL; from the coding sequence TTGGGTCAGAAAGTCCATCCGATAGGGTTTCGACTGGGGTTCATCAAGACCTGGGATTCCCGATGGTTCGCTGGGAGGGACTATCCCCAGCTTCTCATCGAGGATATTCAGGTCCGCAATTATCTGAAGAAAAAACTCTATCACGCCGGGGTCTCCAAGATCGAGATCGAACGGGCGGCCAGCAAGGCCAAGAAGATGAAGGTGACGATCTGGACGGCCCGTCCGGGGATCATCATTGGAAAAAAAGGGGCGGAGGTCGAAAACCTCAAAAAAGAATTGCAGAAGATGACCCAGAAGGAGGTCATCGTCAATATCCAGGAGGTGAAACGGGCGGAGACGAATGCCCAGCTGGTGGCCGAGAATGTCGCCCTTCAGCTGGAGCGGCGGGTGGGGTTTAGGAGGGCGATGAAAAAGGCGGTCTCCTCCGCCATGAAGCTCGGGGCCAAGGGGATCAAAATCGCCGTCTCGGGAAGGCTCGGTGGGGCGGAAATGGCCCGCCATGAGCGTTACCTCGAAGGTCGGGTCCCCCTCCACACGCTGCGGGCGGATATCGATTTCGGCCTGGCCGAGGCGAAGACCACCTACGGGGTCATCGGGGTCAAGGTCTGGATCTTTCACGGAGAGACCTATGTTCAGAGAGAGGGAGAGGAGAGGCCCCTCTAA
- the rplV gene encoding 50S ribosomal protein L22 encodes MEVRARLRFVRVAPRKARLVADLIRGKGTEEAVQILSFTKKMAAKIVLKLLKSAIANATQKKNIDIDRLFVKRITVDQGVTWKRYLPRALGRATLIRKRTSHITIVLDEK; translated from the coding sequence ATGGAAGTTCGAGCCAGATTGAGATTTGTGCGGGTCGCCCCGCGAAAGGCCAGATTGGTGGCCGATCTGATTCGAGGAAAGGGCACCGAAGAGGCGGTCCAGATCCTCTCTTTTACCAAGAAAATGGCGGCGAAAATCGTCCTGAAATTGCTCAAATCGGCCATCGCCAACGCCACGCAAAAGAAGAACATCGACATCGACCGTCTCTTCGTCAAACGGATCACCGTGGATCAGGGAGTGACCTGGAAGCGATATCTGCCCCGGGCCCTCGGCCGGGCCACGCTCATTCGAAAGCGGACGAGCCACATCACCATCGTCCTCGACGAGAAATGA
- the rplP gene encoding 50S ribosomal protein L16 has product MLMPKRTKYRKMQKGRMKGVASRGNKLHFGEFGLQAMECGWLTSRQIEAARIAMTRFIKRTGRIWIRIFPDKPITKKPAETRMGKGKGPPEDWVAVIRPGRILYEMEGVPEERAKEAFLLASHKLPISTRFVTRGSRP; this is encoded by the coding sequence ATGTTGATGCCGAAGCGAACGAAATACCGGAAGATGCAGAAGGGGAGGATGAAAGGGGTCGCCTCCAGGGGAAACAAACTTCATTTCGGCGAATTCGGCCTCCAGGCGATGGAATGCGGATGGTTGACCTCACGCCAGATCGAGGCCGCCCGGATCGCCATGACCCGATTCATCAAGAGGACCGGCCGGATCTGGATCCGGATCTTTCCGGACAAACCCATCACCAAGAAACCCGCCGAGACCCGCATGGGAAAGGGAAAAGGCCCCCCTGAAGACTGGGTGGCCGTCATCCGGCCTGGAAGGATCCTCTATGAGATGGAAGGGGTGCCTGAGGAAAGGGCAAAGGAGGCCTTTCTGCTGGCCTCCCATAAATTGCCCATCTCCACAAGGTTCGTCACAAGGGGGAGCCGTCCATGA
- the rpmC gene encoding 50S ribosomal protein L29, with amino-acid sequence MKAKDLRLLSEGELIQKERELQEELFNLRFQHATGQLENTMRIPQVKKDIARIKTILREKALNQGK; translated from the coding sequence ATGAAGGCCAAAGATCTCCGGTTGTTGAGCGAAGGGGAGCTGATCCAGAAGGAGAGGGAGCTTCAAGAGGAACTCTTCAACCTGAGATTCCAGCACGCCACCGGGCAGCTGGAAAATACGATGCGGATCCCCCAGGTGAAAAAGGACATCGCCAGGATCAAGACGATCTTAAGGGAGAAGGCCCTTAACCAAGGAAAGTGA